In Ruminiclostridium papyrosolvens DSM 2782, the following proteins share a genomic window:
- the lonB gene encoding ATP-dependent protease LonB, protein MLTTTLFIIQFFFSVIIGIYFLTLLKNQQGNRSAIEKESKKELEKLRRMREIHLTEPLSEKTRPATLSDIVGQEQGLKALRAALCGANPQHVIIYGPPGVGKTAAARVILEEAKKNSMSPFRKEAKFIEMDATTLRFDERGIADPLIGSVHDPIYQGAGAYGVAGIPQPKQGAVTKAHGGVLFIDEIGELHSIQMNKLLKVLEDRKVYLESAYYSAEDNSIPSHIHEIFQKGLPADFRLVGATTRTPDEIPAAIRSRCVEIHFRSLRSDEICKICENAAVKGGFNLKPGCSELVSRYAQNGRDAVNIIQIAGGVSMIENRSVIDIKDIEWVIEFGHYSPRLDKKISPANQIGCINGLAVFGDSTGMVIDVEVTAIPAACGTGNIRITGIVEEEEMDNRGHKLKRTSSAKASVENVLTVLRKYMDVDFKNYEIHLNFPGGIPIDGPSAGIAIATAVYSAVKNIPVSGELAMTGEISIKGKVKPVGGVVAKVDAAKAAGIKKVFIPKDNYQEIFEDMDINVIPVENIGEVMKAVFDIDLVEKKEETVPNASAPITVLTAQGT, encoded by the coding sequence ATGCTTACGACAACTTTGTTTATTATACAGTTCTTTTTCTCAGTTATTATCGGCATATATTTTTTAACTCTTTTAAAGAATCAGCAAGGTAACAGAAGTGCTATCGAAAAGGAATCCAAGAAAGAGCTGGAAAAGTTAAGAAGGATGAGGGAGATTCATCTGACAGAACCATTGTCGGAAAAGACAAGACCTGCAACCTTATCGGACATAGTGGGGCAGGAACAGGGGCTAAAGGCTCTCAGGGCTGCTCTGTGCGGGGCAAATCCGCAGCACGTAATTATTTACGGCCCTCCCGGAGTAGGTAAAACTGCTGCTGCAAGGGTAATACTTGAAGAGGCTAAGAAGAACAGCATGTCACCTTTTCGCAAAGAGGCAAAGTTCATAGAAATGGATGCTACAACTTTGAGATTTGACGAAAGAGGGATTGCAGACCCACTGATAGGCTCTGTACACGATCCCATATATCAGGGCGCCGGTGCATACGGAGTAGCAGGGATTCCACAACCAAAGCAGGGAGCTGTTACTAAAGCACACGGAGGAGTTCTTTTTATTGATGAAATAGGAGAACTTCATTCCATTCAGATGAACAAGCTGCTTAAAGTTCTGGAGGATAGAAAGGTATACCTTGAGAGTGCTTATTACAGCGCAGAGGACAACAGTATTCCCTCCCATATACACGAAATATTCCAAAAGGGTCTGCCTGCCGATTTCAGACTTGTAGGAGCCACTACAAGAACTCCTGATGAGATACCTGCGGCAATAAGGTCAAGATGTGTTGAAATACATTTCAGGTCCTTGCGTTCAGATGAAATATGCAAAATATGCGAAAATGCAGCAGTCAAAGGTGGCTTTAACCTGAAACCCGGCTGCAGCGAGCTGGTGTCAAGATATGCACAAAATGGAAGAGATGCTGTCAATATTATTCAGATAGCAGGTGGTGTCTCCATGATTGAGAACAGGAGCGTTATTGATATTAAAGACATAGAATGGGTTATAGAGTTCGGTCACTACAGTCCCAGACTTGATAAGAAAATCAGCCCTGCAAACCAGATAGGCTGTATCAACGGCTTGGCTGTCTTCGGAGATAGTACCGGAATGGTTATAGATGTGGAAGTTACCGCAATACCCGCTGCATGCGGTACAGGAAATATAAGAATAACAGGTATTGTTGAAGAGGAAGAAATGGATAACAGGGGCCACAAGCTCAAAAGGACAAGTTCAGCCAAAGCTTCTGTTGAAAATGTTTTAACTGTTTTAAGAAAATATATGGATGTTGACTTTAAGAACTACGAAATACATTTGAACTTTCCTGGAGGTATTCCTATTGACGGTCCTTCTGCGGGAATTGCCATAGCAACAGCGGTATATTCTGCGGTCAAAAATATACCTGTAAGCGGTGAACTTGCCATGACAGGTGAAATATCCATCAAGGGGAAAGTAAAGCCTGTCGGGGGCGTTGTGGCTAAAGTAGATGCTGCTAAAGCGGCAGGTATAAAAAAGGTGTTTATTCCAAAAGATAATTATCAGGAGATATTCGAAGATATGGATATCAACGTTATACCCGTTGAAAATATCGGTGAAGTTATGAAGGCAGTATTTGATATTGATTTGGTAGAAAAGAAGGAAGAAACAGTTCCCAATGCATCTGCACCCATTACGGTGCTTACTGCACAAGGAACATAG
- a CDS encoding response regulator transcription factor produces the protein MHTIMLVEDDSALCSQIIEGLKKWGFNADSAVNFENIIDDFSKIKPQLVIMDINLPCYDGFYWCNRIREISKVPVIFLSSRDTNMDIIMAVNTGADDYIAKPFSMQILIAKIQAILRRTYDYTTADHDYIEHRALILNMGESSVIYGNSKSELTKNEMKILRLLMTNKGRIVSRESIMKLLWDDDQYVNDNTLTVNINRLRSRLSDLGLEDYIETKKGQGYIVI, from the coding sequence ATGCATACAATAATGCTTGTAGAGGATGACAGTGCATTATGTTCACAAATAATAGAAGGACTTAAAAAGTGGGGCTTTAATGCGGATTCTGCAGTCAATTTCGAAAACATAATTGATGATTTCAGTAAAATCAAGCCCCAACTGGTAATTATGGATATAAATCTTCCTTGCTACGACGGCTTTTATTGGTGCAATAGAATAAGGGAAATCTCCAAAGTACCTGTAATTTTCCTTTCTTCCCGAGATACCAACATGGATATAATTATGGCTGTGAATACAGGAGCGGATGATTATATTGCTAAACCGTTCTCAATGCAGATTCTGATTGCTAAAATACAGGCTATTCTCCGTCGGACATATGATTACACCACTGCAGACCATGATTACATTGAACACAGGGCACTTATTCTCAATATGGGTGAAAGCTCTGTTATTTACGGAAATTCCAAGTCAGAGCTGACAAAGAACGAAATGAAGATATTGCGGTTATTAATGACGAACAAGGGCAGGATTGTATCAAGGGAAAGTATTATGAAGCTTCTGTGGGATGATGATCAATATGTTAATGATAATACACTGACCGTCAACATAAACAGGCTTCGCAGCAGGCTATCCGACCTGGGTCTGGAGGATTATATAGAAACAAAAAAAGGACAGGGGTATATAGTTATATGA
- a CDS encoding sensor histidine kinase: MKITEYIKSSFVSILCQWALILIINGVLLASTNLEKSTGDILYLDLLMLLIFLAFFTYGFLREKRKYGNLRKCLDSNSSVDYYLPEDDSYYSELVRDIVSQKTSENLELVNVYKNELDELNNYITRWVHEIKLPISVAELMLENSYDSDIEFSRKFKAELERIKFLVNQVLYAGRASHYQEDHTATQFSLKKAVGEAIKINAYFLMAKNIEIVTGNLDFAVTTDEKWLVYILEQILNNASKYVQQDGKVEIFAQETHKTVVLHIKDSGMGIPPSDISRIFDKGFTGKNGRKTSKSTGMGLYYSKKISARLGIGLTANSIEGEYTEFQLSISKFSDYLNVTKI, encoded by the coding sequence ATGAAAATTACGGAATATATTAAAAGCAGCTTTGTAAGTATTTTGTGCCAGTGGGCTCTTATTCTAATAATAAACGGTGTACTTCTGGCAAGCACCAATTTAGAGAAAAGTACCGGAGATATCCTCTACCTTGACCTGCTTATGCTTTTAATCTTTCTTGCCTTCTTTACCTACGGATTCCTGCGAGAAAAAAGAAAATATGGAAATTTAAGAAAATGTCTGGATTCCAATTCCTCTGTAGACTATTATCTTCCTGAGGATGACAGCTATTATTCGGAGCTTGTCAGGGACATTGTTTCACAAAAAACTTCTGAAAATCTGGAGCTTGTCAATGTGTATAAAAACGAGCTGGATGAGCTGAATAATTATATAACCAGATGGGTTCATGAAATAAAGCTTCCCATTTCCGTTGCTGAACTTATGTTGGAAAATTCCTATGATTCTGATATAGAGTTTTCCAGAAAGTTTAAAGCAGAACTTGAGAGAATTAAATTTCTTGTGAATCAGGTTTTGTATGCCGGACGTGCCTCTCATTATCAGGAAGATCACACTGCAACCCAATTCAGCCTGAAAAAGGCAGTAGGTGAGGCTATAAAAATCAATGCATACTTTCTCATGGCAAAAAACATTGAGATAGTTACAGGGAACCTGGATTTTGCAGTCACCACGGATGAAAAATGGTTAGTTTACATCCTAGAGCAGATTTTAAACAATGCAAGTAAATATGTGCAACAGGACGGTAAGGTGGAGATATTTGCCCAAGAAACCCACAAAACCGTAGTTCTCCATATTAAGGACAGCGGCATGGGGATACCCCCCTCCGATATTTCAAGAATCTTTGACAAGGGTTTTACAGGAAAAAACGGAAGAAAAACCTCCAAATCAACAGGTATGGGATTATATTACTCGAAAAAAATTTCTGCAAGACTTGGCATAGGATTAACAGCTAACTCAATTGAAGGTGAATACACAGAATTTCAATTGAGTATAAGTAAATTCAGTGATTATCTCAATGTGACAAAAATATAA
- a CDS encoding ABC transporter permease gives MNSFSIAIKMFKSNLKSYGFYLAVMVFSVAVYYDFMVLKYSPGFLKARNAIQSAQIASSVTSFIMVIFLFFFIWYSSSFFLKQRKKEIAIYTLMGISTRKIGRIFAIESLFSGLSSIVTGLGVGILFSRLFLMTVAKVALLNVSIEFVIPLNGIKELLIVFGAIFLLTSLNSFISISRSKLIDLLKDSSKDESEPKLKLVRAILSIVLIGIGYRLSKNLLMELFVVILVVIGTYWLFGALLPAITKYLSGNKGILYKGVRLISISNISFRIKANYRSLAMLAIMTATTISAFGTSLTLKYYVEETRYINFPYSFSYIGNDTRINDKVIKEINSSGHKLLLNENIEYIKVKSKFNEGFGKGLNTMIVIKYSDFDKVTQNLKKYCPDKIPLYSPVSDTEAIMVMSPGALTLNSYSEKVQCLLENKEDVINSGNKGYTIADVLKTPLFGNGSIRLSDCLIVSDTQYKKLSAGHKPEIFHGIIVSDAEKSQKLSDNISKYMPKDSFFSSYVLSYGEVYSFMGLFYFLGSFMSIVFILATGSIMYFKILSEGLADKEKYGILKKIGMTRKEIRKSVSMQVGLSLMLPLIIGIIHSLFAIDVLRGVFDLSLALPTLKAIITFVVFYGVFYFFTTRKFMKMIY, from the coding sequence ATGAACTCCTTTAGTATTGCTATAAAGATGTTTAAATCAAATCTCAAATCCTACGGGTTTTATCTGGCTGTTATGGTATTTTCAGTAGCTGTATATTATGACTTTATGGTACTTAAATACAGTCCCGGTTTTCTGAAGGCACGTAATGCTATACAATCGGCACAAATAGCCTCTTCCGTAACTTCCTTCATTATGGTAATATTCCTCTTTTTCTTCATTTGGTATTCCAGTTCCTTCTTTTTAAAACAGAGAAAAAAAGAAATAGCCATATATACTCTGATGGGCATAAGTACAAGGAAAATAGGCCGGATTTTTGCCATTGAAAGCCTTTTTTCAGGATTATCCTCCATAGTTACGGGACTTGGTGTGGGAATTTTGTTTTCCAGATTGTTTCTTATGACAGTTGCCAAAGTTGCCCTCCTAAACGTATCAATAGAGTTTGTAATACCCCTAAACGGTATAAAGGAGCTGCTTATTGTATTTGGAGCAATATTCCTGTTAACATCTTTAAACAGCTTTATATCTATCTCCAGAAGCAAGCTTATAGATTTACTAAAGGACTCGTCAAAAGATGAGTCTGAACCAAAATTAAAGCTTGTCAGAGCCATCCTTTCAATAGTTCTTATTGGAATTGGATACCGACTCAGCAAAAACCTTCTGATGGAGCTTTTTGTAGTTATACTGGTGGTTATAGGTACTTACTGGTTGTTTGGAGCGCTTCTGCCTGCCATTACTAAATACCTGTCGGGTAACAAAGGCATTCTTTACAAAGGAGTGCGTTTGATAAGCATAAGTAATATCTCCTTCAGAATCAAAGCAAACTATAGAAGTCTTGCGATGCTGGCCATAATGACTGCCACGACCATATCTGCCTTTGGAACCTCCCTGACTTTGAAATATTATGTGGAAGAGACTCGATATATTAATTTTCCCTACTCATTCTCTTATATAGGGAACGATACCAGAATCAATGACAAGGTAATCAAGGAGATTAATTCCTCAGGACATAAGCTCCTTCTCAATGAGAATATTGAATATATTAAAGTTAAATCAAAATTCAATGAAGGTTTTGGCAAAGGATTGAATACCATGATTGTAATAAAGTATTCGGACTTTGACAAGGTGACACAAAACCTAAAGAAGTATTGCCCTGACAAAATACCTTTGTATTCCCCGGTATCGGATACCGAGGCTATTATGGTAATGTCTCCGGGAGCATTAACCCTGAATTCATATTCTGAAAAAGTACAATGCTTATTAGAAAACAAAGAAGATGTAATAAATTCAGGAAACAAAGGTTATACAATTGCAGATGTTTTAAAAACACCTCTGTTTGGCAATGGTTCCATCCGTCTTAGTGACTGTCTCATAGTTTCAGACACACAATATAAAAAGTTATCCGCAGGACATAAACCGGAAATCTTTCACGGCATTATAGTATCCGATGCTGAGAAATCACAGAAACTATCAGATAATATCAGTAAATACATGCCAAAAGACTCGTTTTTTTCAAGCTATGTGCTAAGTTATGGGGAAGTGTATTCCTTTATGGGTTTGTTCTACTTTCTGGGCTCGTTTATGTCAATAGTATTTATTCTTGCCACAGGTAGTATAATGTATTTCAAGATATTGAGTGAGGGTCTTGCCGACAAGGAAAAATACGGAATACTCAAAAAAATAGGGATGACAAGAAAAGAAATTCGTAAATCAGTTTCAATGCAGGTAGGCTTGTCACTGATGCTGCCACTGATAATAGGTATAATTCACAGTCTCTTTGCAATTGATGTTCTTAGAGGGGTTTTTGACCTAAGTCTCGCCCTTCCGACCCTAAAGGCAATTATCACCTTTGTAGTGTTCTATGGAGTATTCTATTTTTTCACTACAAGAAAATTTATGAAGATGATTTATTAG
- a CDS encoding ABC transporter ATP-binding protein, whose amino-acid sequence MTIIQTQDLKKDYGSKGMKFQALNGINLEVEKGEFLAIMGPSGSGKTTLLNLLSTIDRPTSGKVIFDGTDLFKIKSEELARFRRDKIGFVFQDFNLLDNMTVMDNIALPLALNKVHHKKIISKVNELAAFFGIEEQLPKRPYQLSGGQKQRAAAARALIMNPSVIFADEPTGALDSKSSAGILECFRRLNEEYGTTIIMVTHDAFAASYCSRIMFLKDGAIHARIDKTRDRKELFHQILDMLGAMGGANSNELL is encoded by the coding sequence ATGACTATTATACAAACACAGGATCTTAAAAAGGATTACGGTTCAAAAGGAATGAAGTTTCAAGCTCTCAACGGAATAAATCTCGAGGTTGAAAAAGGTGAATTTTTAGCAATAATGGGGCCCTCCGGCTCGGGAAAAACCACTCTTCTGAATTTGCTCTCAACAATTGACAGGCCCACATCCGGCAAGGTTATATTTGATGGAACAGATTTATTTAAAATAAAAAGTGAAGAACTGGCACGTTTTAGAAGAGATAAAATAGGCTTTGTGTTTCAGGACTTCAACCTGCTGGATAACATGACAGTAATGGATAATATTGCGCTCCCTCTTGCCCTGAATAAAGTACATCATAAGAAAATAATCTCAAAGGTAAATGAATTGGCTGCTTTCTTCGGTATTGAAGAGCAATTGCCAAAACGCCCGTATCAGCTTTCGGGTGGACAAAAACAGAGAGCAGCTGCAGCTAGGGCATTAATTATGAATCCTTCGGTAATTTTTGCCGATGAGCCTACAGGTGCTCTGGATTCCAAATCATCAGCGGGAATACTGGAATGTTTCAGAAGACTCAACGAAGAGTATGGTACAACAATCATAATGGTTACACATGATGCTTTTGCAGCCAGCTATTGCAGCAGGATTATGTTTTTAAAGGATGGAGCCATTCATGCCAGAATCGATAAAACAAGAGACAGAAAGGAATTATTCCATCAGATTCTTGACATGCTCGGGGCTATGGGAGGTGCAAATTCAAATGAACTCCTTTAG
- a CDS encoding thermonuclease family protein, which yields MRKKTVASAASIITAVFVIIGGYFYQDANKADINGKSGTYSSIQTLEKVEFPDSLIDVSGEGIEPFGYVNVTVTKVTDGDTFHAEYKEKDYKVRMLDIDTPESVKSGVDPQPFSREASDLTKNTLTNKTVKLIFEENTKDQYGRLLAHVVLEDGSFFNAIMVNEGYAISVFYSPNTLLKSFYDKLQNDAITDAKGFWKLPESKRPFVKNKKGKYVASYKNSK from the coding sequence ATGAGAAAAAAAACTGTAGCGTCGGCAGCATCTATAATTACTGCCGTTTTTGTAATTATCGGCGGCTACTTCTATCAAGACGCAAATAAGGCCGACATTAATGGCAAGTCAGGTACATACAGCAGTATTCAGACACTGGAAAAAGTAGAGTTTCCTGATTCACTGATTGACGTTTCGGGAGAGGGAATTGAACCTTTTGGCTACGTAAATGTTACTGTTACAAAGGTTACAGACGGTGACACTTTTCATGCTGAATATAAGGAAAAGGACTACAAGGTCAGAATGCTTGACATAGATACTCCCGAATCAGTTAAATCAGGTGTTGACCCGCAACCTTTTTCCCGTGAAGCATCTGATTTGACCAAAAATACTCTTACTAATAAGACGGTAAAGCTTATTTTTGAAGAGAATACTAAGGATCAATACGGCAGACTTCTTGCCCATGTAGTCCTTGAGGACGGAAGCTTCTTTAATGCCATAATGGTAAACGAAGGCTATGCTATATCTGTTTTTTATAGTCCCAACACCCTTTTAAAGTCCTTTTACGATAAGCTGCAAAATGATGCTATTACAGATGCCAAGGGCTTCTGGAAACTGCCGGAAAGTAAACGTCCTTTTGTTAAAAACAAAAAGGGGAAATATGTAGCATCATACAAAAATAGTAAATAG